In Alligator mississippiensis isolate rAllMis1 chromosome 9, rAllMis1, whole genome shotgun sequence, the genomic stretch CAACTGAATGTTGTTACAGTAGATAAAACGACGTATAAAAGTACCCAGGGTTTCAGAagcaaatataaaaattaaatctcCTTTTTTTTATTATGTCTTAGATATTTTAAAACTTGCTGGACTTTGCTCCTTGAACTGTACTTTCTTTATTTTAAGAGTGATGAATCTGAAGATGAGGAACCTTGTGCAATAAGTAACAAATGGGCTTATGAGAGGTGCAGTCAGAGGTGGTCTCGTCTGGAGAGCCTAGACGGTTCCCCTGGAGAAGAAGGTTCTAGTGCATCAGTCCCAGACAGTCCAAGACTTAAGAGCACCGGTAGTGAGGATATATCCTTTTCAGACCACGGAGGGAAACACGATGCGTCCTCAATCCACAGTACTAGCAGTGGAGACAGTGACATTATTAGCTTCCCAAAGACTTTCGAAGATATTGAGACCAGCAGAAGTTCCTCAAGGTGTTCCTCAAGTAAAGTAGCCTCACCTGATTCCACCCTTAGTGGGTCTCCTTCGCCCAGTGAATTCTTAAGCATCATCAGTGAAGAGAAGTTTTTGGACAAGCCACCGCATAAAAAGGGAAAGAGCTTTCTAAAGAAAATGGAGAAGCTGCGCATAAAGAACACCAGTCTGAAAAGAGATGGTCACTCAAAGGTTAAACCCATAATAAGTGAACCTGTTCTACTGGAAGGACTTGATGAAGAAAAGCTGAAAAACTTTAACTGTGTGAATATTTGTGACCTATCAGATAGTCAGATGAAAAAGAATTCTTCCTATTCTCCCCAgacttgtagcagcagcagcccatctgAAAACAGTAGCACAGTCAGCACCCCAAGTCCTGTTATCAAAGTCAGGAGTCACAATAAAAGAGGAGGGATGTATGCAGAGGATTTTGATTCTAGTAAGCTCTTGCTGTGGAGTGATATATCTGAGCAAAACTTAAATAACGAAATACATTTGCAGGCTAACCAAATGTTTCAAATACCGCAAGGCCATAAGCCTGGGACATTCCCTAAAGCACTTACAAACAGTTTCCTTTCACCAATGGACAATACTTCCGTGAACTGGAGAACTGGAAGCTTTCATGGATGCAGAAGAAATAGGATTAGAACCAGTTGTAAGGACTCTGAAACCCCCGCAAGCCCTCTTTCATTCACGGATAACAGGCTGAGTATATATGACAATGTGCCCAGCATACCTTTTCATCTAAGTAAAGTGGAGGCAGAAGTTGGTGATGACGATGTTTTTTCAGAACTCGACAATGTTATGGAACATGTTAATGGGCTCAGAAGGCTGGTTAGTCAGTGGACTGAAAAGTTCTCAGACGATGGAGACTCTGACTTTGCTAATGATACAACATCTCCTTGCCCATCCTTCCCTAAAGAAATACACCTTGAAATAAAGCATTCAGAAGGGAAAGCGGAAAATCTGTCCACAGTTGAAGGAGAACAAAACTGCGGGCACATCGGTGACCTGCCATATGTAACTGACTTGGAGACTGGATCCCATTCTAGCAGGTCAGCCTCATTTGTCTTGGcaactccttcccccacccccaaccaagcTTTCCCTTCTGCCATCCTCTCAGTttaaaacaccatttttttttcctcgaAATTATGGGAAATGTAAATCTATTTTAAAGTTGGGTGAGCCTGTAAACTAGTCAGATCCAAGCACCATTGAAATCTAAGTGCTCCTGTCTCCTGGTGCTAAGAAGCCACCTAAAGCCCTAGATAGAAATCCTGATTTTAAATATCTCTTTTTTTAAGCTTCTTATATTGCTTCACCACTTTTCAGATGAGAGAAATCAGCTTGGAAACACCAGGATGTTTATTAAGTTGATTGTCAATAAAAGAGTTTTTAATAGGTGTTCAGCTGTTTTAGGCAaatagctgataatgtcaatAAGAACTTTCTTTTTAATCCAAGCAATATTTACTCCTTAGGCACATAAGACGGCACTGGTCTACAGAAGAGAGTGGAAACTTGGAAAACCTTTCTGTGCAAATTGATAACCAGTCAGCAGCCCATCTAAACCGAATTCAGAAACTTGCTTTGTTGAAACTCACTGCTTTAATGGATAAATATTCACCATCCAGCAAACAGGGCTGGAATTGGTAAGTTAACAAATATTAAAATGTGCCACTTAAGGAAAAGTGATGATTGGTGTAAGCAGGTGGATTTCCTACAGTACCCAGCCTCTACATATATAGGATGCTGTTTGCTCCTCACTGATTTACTGGAAGTTTTGTTTTAGATTTCAGTGAGGTCAGGTATAAACGTGGGTTAAAATGTTCCAAATCTCTCTTCTGGGTGCCAGCtttgttgtttattttaaatggtCAAAGCTTTGGTCTAAGCTTTGTCACTAAATTTGCTTGTTCTGTAGGATTTTACTACAGAACCTTTGCTGTGGCAAAGGGCACTGTCAAACGAGTGTGCTAGGGATTAATTTCTACCTGCACAGCCCCTTAAAGAGCAATAATGTAGCTGACTTTACTATAGCACTGGGCACCCTGCTAATGAGTATGCCCGAGTTGGAGGGATTACGCTTAGAGCTTCATTAAGACTTCTGCATCACATCCATTTCAGGCTGCCATGCTTAACCAAAGTTCTCCTTAGCATGGTTCTTCAACAGTGTAGATATATATGTTCAGAGGGAATGAGCAAGGCCAGAGAGAGATGGTCAAACCCATCCTTCTCCTATCTGGGCTGGAAATTAGAAATGATGATAAAAGCCACCAACTACTGAGAGTGACCTAACAGACAGGTGGTAGCATATCATGCAAAAACATACTCTGAACAAAATTTGAGTTGGATGCTAACCTGATGTCATTCTAGGTTATGTATCTTAGTGCTTTAAGAGACTTAAGACACATGAGTCTGCTACTGTATCTCTCTTCTGTTGCTCTCTTCACTATATGATGCCCTGATAGCACAGCAGTATTTTGGGAAgcaagagagagagtgtgtacaTTTTCTCAAGAGTATGTGAGAtaagctgtggggagagggaaatggTCCGTATTTCACTGAAATGAAAGAAGGCACCTAATGGTTTGAATGTATCTTGTGTTTCTTTTCAGGACTGTTCCAAAGttcattagaaaaataaaagcccCTGACTATAAGGACAAAAATGTATTTGGGGTTCCGTTACTTTTAAATGTTCAGAGAACAAGTCATCCACTTCCTAGGGGCATACTCCAGGCCATGGAGTACTTAAGAAGACACTTTCTTGACCAGGTACAAACATTAATCAAACCTGAACAGGACTTGAGGGACCCTAGACAACATTTCAGGGATGAGGAACTGCTAGAAAGCCAACCACCAATTTTTATTTTGACAAGGCAAAAGAATATTATTTCATTCCTATATCTCTTGACACTGAGTGGGAACAGGCCTGAATGGATGTCCTACCAGGATACCAGTATTGTTCTATTTTAGGACTGCCTTTTTTTGCTGCTATGTAATCCTATCTGCCCTTTGTTCATAATACCTGCAGTTGTTCATTCACTTAGCAAATGTGGAAGAGCAAACTGTCCTCTCTTGAcagtatttttaataataaaatacaaaatctAACATGTTGCGCTCTCACTTCGCTCACTGAAAGCAGCACAACTTATTGGAAACATCCGCATGCTCATTTTGATTTGGATTCTAAGAGTTGGGTTGTATCTTTCTTTTTGTCCCTTGTTAAGGCTATGGTACTAAAAGCCTTTTCTGTACCCCACTCACTGTTACTCACTAATAAGCTGATTGATTTCTTTCTGAATTAGTGCTCTACAtttcttggctgggatgatctagttggggatggttctgctttgagcagcgggttggactagatgatcttctgagatcccatctaaccataattttctatgattctatgattataaaGGGCATGCTCtatgccagtggtgctcaaccttttaggctagatgggcagtgcccaggccatccacaggctagatctggctaGTGGTCCTGATCCATTATGGGACAATCACAGCAGAGGGTTGCCCAGCTCCAACCTGGGCATGGCCTAGCCCCAACTCAGCCctgttgggggagtggggaagtggGCATGACTCAGCCCTGTGGGAGAAAAGGACCATAGTCCAGCCTCAACCTGACCCGCAGGGGTGTGGCCCAGCCTTGTAGGGGGAAAGGGAGCTTGATGTGGCCCCACCAGGGAAAGGAGTcatgacccagccccagcctggcccccacagggggaaaggagtgtggcctggccccatccagccatgggggcagggggcatgaatTTTAAGCTGTATTTAACATTAATCTGATTACATTTTTGTACAAAAGTGGAACTAAATGTCTTCCACaatatctagatctagatctctGAACTTCTTGGTAGATGGAAATGTGGTTCCTGACCGACCCTAAAAATAAGTTACTAAATAGCCGGTTCAGCACTTAATCCTCCGCATAATCAATTTACCATATTTTACGGTGTATAATTTGACACACTGTATAGGTCGAACCCATATTTTCATACAAAAAAAGTTGGATTTTTGTAAATCCGATGTATCAGTTGACCCCGCCTGACCAGAAGGGTGTCAGTAGGGTGACTGGGTGGTGGGAGAAGATGGTGGGGATGATGTGCAAGGAACTGGAAGCCTGGGCGGGATCATGGGAGagctggcaggctctggggaagttggatcaggcccctggtagctcaggcagcacatggcctgctggcagcctgtCTGGCTGGCCCCAGGGAGTGccgccaccacagagggaaggaccaaacacccctgcagctcaggggctgcctggcctcccagcagcttgccccccagctgcagggttgggggcagacaggctccaccaaaagcaggattaggcccctcactgcttctgccttcagcaggctcctgaggCCGGCAGGATGCCTGGCACTGCCTGAGAAGGGGCTGCCTCACCCCACGGGCAACACAGGGTGcctgggaggggttgggggggaaggccAGCCCTGTCCAACACctcaacccccactcccacctctgTCCAACACCCCGTGCTGTCTATGGAGCAAGCAAGCCCCTTCCAGGAGGctccaggcatcctgccagccacaggagtCTGCTAAAGATAGAAGTggtgaggagcccaatcctgctTTCAGTAGAGCCTGTCCCCCCCACAGCGGTGCGGGTCCAGGCAGCTCCTCTCGCAGGGGACAGTATACAAGTCAAGGTGGACATTTAAAGGTAAATATATTGGCTTTTGACTTACACCCAAAGGGAAGGAGAAGGCTTGATTATTATTCATTAAGTTCTCACATCCGTctatcctttctttctttctttcattctttctttgttAAATAGGTTGGTCTGTTCAGGAAATCAGGTGTTAAATCTAGGATCCTTTCTTTAAGGGAGATGAATGAAAATGACCCAAGCAATGTATGTTACGAAGGCCAGTCAGCATTCGATGTGGCAGATATGGTAAAGCAGTATTTTCGTGATCTTCCTGAACCTATATTCACTAGCAAGCTCTGTGAATCCTTCCTCCACATCTACCAATGTATGTACCTTTTTAGTTGCCTGAGTTTCTTGCATATATAGGtcgttgtttttttgttgttgttttgtttttattttgagtgTTGAAACTTAAACTGCTGGAACCTACTTTCCAtatccctctcccctgctgcccaaaCTTGCAAGCAGCTATAAACTAGTACTTGGCATTTCTGTGTTTGAAATGTGCCTGACTCCTACAATCAGCGGCTGCTTTTGGAATTATTTGTGTTTTTGGAATATATATACAATGCTTTTTTTCTGAAGGGTGGAGGGGAGCCAGGGCACTTACGGATAGATACCGTTTAACAGCCTTTAACCTTGGTTTATCatctaactttatttttaaatagttaatTCAGGACACAAATTGAGGGTGAAATCTGATCCCCTTACTCTAAGGACTGCCTTGCTTCAATAGTAGTCTGATTGATTTTATTAAGGCCCCTGGCATGTATTTGTTtaatggtgtgatgggatctgttcctacacatgcatggcaggatgcacaattttgggattggggatcaaaCTCCAATTGTGCCACTACTACTTGCCACTGCAGGTTGAACCCAGAATCATGATTCTGGGCTTCTCCTGAACAAGCAAGTTGAAAGCCAAGTGCCTGGTGAACTGAACTGGGGCTAGAACCGACAATTGGGTGATTAgggatcccagccccaggactgtatTGGAGCCAGCTGGAGACTCTGGTGTGCTCCTGGGGCTGAAATCTGACAATCAGCTTGGAGGGGAGTGGTGTTTTCACTGGAAATGCCAGCTGTTTGCTACTTGCTCTGTCAGCGTAAGCTCACGGTTCTGTGTGAAAGAGAAATAAGTTAGAAGGCCAACACTAGCCTTtaaaattgctttgaattgattctATTGCCAATTGTTTGTCctaacaaaatgtatttttaaaatacaggaaTGATGTGAGGATGGTACCTCCATAACTACAAACTCTTTTTTCTGTAACATGGAAAAGACACTTAAAATTTGAATAAGGACAGGATTtctaaaaaaattacattttgagTTGTATGACATGACTTGTCTTTACATGAATGTATGTCTCGCTGCCTTGAGTCAAAACCTAGCGCAGAAACTCTAGttactttttatttcctttgcagGGCATAATATTGTACAATTTTGGAGtagatttattttgattttgttttaattttttttctaaaagttgttttttaaaattaaattgtggAGCTATCAAAAGGAAGTCTGTTTGTTTTTAggttcttttaattaaaaatattaagtgaAAGGTAAGGGAATAATTTCACCTAGAATCACAgtgtattttggtttttttttaaagataggagCTTCCAAGAAGAATGTAATTTTGTGTTCTGTCCTTTTTAAATTAAGCAGACTAAAGATAAATGCTTCTTGCATATAGGTCCAAAAAGTGCTACTTCAAGTAATGTGGCAAGTTGGACCCGTGCCCACAGGCTGTCTGCATGCTAAATTATGCTGAAATAATTAAAGTTGTGAATTTTAAATCTATTTAGTTATACTTTATGCAGAACATTGTGTGGATGCTGTGTTAGAGCTCTAAACACATGGAGCTATTCAGGACCTGCTATTCTGGCTTCAGCTAACAGGAGCACACTCCATACATGGAGGTAATCAGAAGGCAAGCCCTTATTTGGGTTTGAACAAGTCATGTTTCCATATTAGTCTGTTACAAACGGGGTTAAACTAAGCTGAAATAAGCCACTTTTAGTTGCAAATAAGAGTTCTCACATGAGGTTTGCACCAGTTTAAATCAGTGTAAATTTGTATGTTAGCAGTCTTCAGGGGCCTTTCCatacagtgggcatatctacacattgctctacagtgacatagcaatgtgctatgttCCCGTATAGCacactacggcaacatagcaatCGTGTGGCTACATATGATCTCCATGATCATGATTCACATGATCACTGGCTACATTGCCGTAGTGGTGCATTGCCCAGCTATTGCATGCCGCTATGGTGACGTAGCCAGTGAATCTAATTGTGCGCTGTCCGTACACTGCAGTACTGcgctgtgttttagtacttcctccACACGCAGCACtgtcaccatatggtgacatgtagacactcccagtgaGACCATAATGTTCTTTTACCTTTGGTGAGCTCTTGCACAACCATCTAAAGTTAGAGAAGAGTCAAAGTAGTTACACAGGTAATGCATTATTTAAGGGCTAACATTCATTTCATGTATTGTTTTATCTCCTTATGTTCTCACATGATTTTCCTAATTCTTTTACTTCCAGACTTGCCAAAGGATCAACAATTTCATGCTGTCCAGGCTGCCATTCTTCTCCTCCCAGATGAAAATCGTGAGGCTTTGAAAATCCTTCTCTCCTTTCTCCATGATGTGGTGGCTTTTGTTGAGGAAAACCAGATGACTCCAACCAACATTGCAGTCTGTCTTGCACCATCTCTGTTTCACCTCAGTACCCTAAGACGGGAGAGTTCATCGTCGTCATCATCATCTAGGTATCATTGTCATAATACTTGGACAACAATACCTGTTAAAATCCTATAGTTTGTATCCTCTTGATTCTTTGTTAGAatgaactgtttaaaaaaataaacactcTTTAAAAATCCACATGTGGAGACCTATGAAAATAGTCTTCCTGATAAAATTAGTTTTATGTAGAATTCTTGTTACACTCGGGTAAGGTGGCTGTCATAGGTGTGGTAGAAGAAATGGAGCTAGAGAACCTTTACATAAGAAGATTTCAAATAGTTATTAGTGTCATATATATAATAGTCCAGGTGCATTTTAAACTCTTGCAGCTAGCTTCTGGCTTGCAGTTAACCTAGGAATTAATTGTTTGGTGATGGTTCAGCTTTACATTTCATGCCAAACTGAGCCACAGGGATTGTGTGATTAAATGTTAATAGCCAAAAATATCTCACATGTGTAACACCTGCCAGTAATCCATCCAATTCTGAAGAAATTCTCAAATCAGGGCAATCTCATAACTTCCCAGAATATTAATTTCAGACCCAGTATTTACATACGATGCCTTGTTTCTTCATTATACAATATAATTGTGCTTATGCATAAACTTGTCTTGAGGCTGGAAGAACTGCTTCGCTTCAGACAAATGTCACATCTTCATCAAAATAGATCCTCCTTTTCCTTGCAGCGATGTGCTGGAGATAAGGGTGCAAGTTCCAGTCAGGTAGTTACATGCATTTCACGTTTAAAGAAACAGATTCTGAGAAAAGTAAATAGAGGTGAAAAATGTTAAGAATGTGCTTTTACGAAGCACAAACCATCATGAGATGCATATCTGCCTATAAAACAGCCCTGCAATGGATGCTTGACTCTTGCTGGGATGAGCTGACCCTAATGCTGACACACCGCCAGTCACAGTGAAGGAAGGTGTGAGCAGAGTTAAGAATGTGGCAGTGGAATTGATAGCTTTTTGATCGCAGGGTCTAAACCAGAGTTAAGCAATCTGTAATGGTTGGGAACTTGAGAGTTGTAGTCCAGGGCTCTGTATCTTCTTGATTTACTTTAATTCTACAGTGGCACAGCAAGGAGCCTAAAATAGAAGGGCTTTTCTCTTGATCGTCTTAGAAATAGGGTTGCTTTGAACCATAGGTTCTGATAAACACTTGTTAATATTTTACCATATGTTTCAAGCTTCAAAGGGATATAATCTAGAAGTCTTGGCTTTGAGGAATAAAGTCAAGAGGCCTTATCTGTTTCTTCTTTTCAAAGCTAGTTAACAGGAATGTGCCATGATAAAGCTGTTAGAAGTGAGTGCTAATGATATCATATAATGATTATTATGTCTGAAAAGAGccaaaatgctaaaaaaaaaataagttaacaaaAAACAGGGAAAGGAAGCAGCTATTTTGTTTATCATAATAATTTAATATGTCAATTAGGCAATTTTTGTGAAGGATTTTGGTATAAGAAAACAGATCATGGTAAATTAAATCAGGCTGAGCTACTCAGATTTTTCTAATCCTGTGTAGATACTTCAGTAACAAATACTGGCTTTTAATATTTGGTAGGTATTAATACGTCCAGTGTTTCCAGAAGCCATGCCCTGAGTCGGGGGTCTTGCTTCTATGTAATTGTTGTTCAAGCCTTGATACTTCTGTTTGTGTGAATGTAGTTAGAGCATAATTTGTACAGTGGGACTGATCTCGTTGTGATGCGCACATTCAGATGGGAGAGTAAGAAGCAATTCCAAATGCATCAAGGCATTCAGGCTGCAGCTCCTAGTGGTGTATGACTGGGCACCTCTATTCTTTTATCTTTACGAGAACCCTTATTAATtcaccctgctctccccaccaggTCCAGCCAGAGGAAATACAGCCTGGCAAAGCCAGACCAGAGAGACTTGAGTGAGAACCTGGCAGCGACACAAGGCTTGGCCCACATGATAATAGAGTGCAACAGACTCTTCCAGGTATGTCGTGGTTTATAACAAAGCTCCACTTTACTGTTTTAGACAACATCCATCATGCTGCTTAGTGACTTGGGTGTGTGCCAGTAGGATGCTCTGGTACTGAAGCTGGATGCGGTTGTGAGGTCTTTGCCATGTGTATCAAACAGAACTGTTTGGCAAGTGCTCATGTCCTTCTGTTGGTCTTTGAAtgcaaaaagggaggaaaaaaatcagcttGAATCAGCTTTGAGCCCCAAGGTTTGTTTTTGTTGAAGGTAATACATGCTCTGGGCCAAATCATGATTCACGCTAGTCTGAATAACTTTTTCCCTTGTAATGCATTCCTTGATGTTGTATGGATGAATGTCACTAGGGAACATGGGGAATTCTGTTGCAGAGATCGCTGCATCTGCTACACGCTACTCAGGatcagcgttccctctaagctgtggggtgtgtgcactctaatacattttatatataaaaatgccttttttttttttttaatcatttctgGCTTGCCTGCCATAGACACCATCTAAAATACATGATCTGACTGAGATGGAAACAGCTGCTTGAGTTACGCTTGAAGGAACATGCCAGAGCCAGCACTTGCTGTCATCTCATCTGATGACAAATCCTGACCCTGCTGGGCACCTCAACCCCTAAATGTCCCATTGCCttcttagagggaacattgtccTGCATCCCAGGAGTACTGGTCCATGAGTGCGCTGCTTTGGTCTGTGAGTGTGCCGCTTCAGTCCCGCCTCCCCCTTTAGGTGTGGTCCgctggtaagtgtcccacagtaagtgtccaggtgggaaCAGGCAGGGTTCTGCTACCATccttctccatgctaactgctgcccagagcagcgtactggagtgctgtggggcagccatgggccggaCACAGTCAATTGATAGAACTGAAAGGGAGGCACCGGGGTCAGCGTGGGACATGGGACGCTTACCTAAGGTAAGCTCTTCACtccccatgcagggcaggcagcagcttctccccaaggtgaggcaaggcagggctgggggttggggctggtgcaggctctaCCAGCTCTGGCgagctgctccactccccaggtctgatgccatgtgcctcctcgctccctgagGTGATGCAGGGGTGCGGAGCAGCTCCCCGGAGTCAGCAGAGcccgtgccagcccccagcccctatCTCTGCCCTCACCTCACCGCAGGgaagagctgctgcctgccctgcatgagaaGTGAGGAGCTTGCCTttagtaagtgtcccacgccagtCCCAGTGCCTCCGCTGCACTCCgcgcccagctcctctctgggaagccacagcccagctcctctcctggcAGGTGCGCGGCATTAATAAGTCAGCATGTGGCAAGATTTTTAATTGTGTGTGGCCATGCACGGGCACAAATTAGAGGGAGCCTTGATGCAGGACTCCAGCGATAAGTATGTAACAAAGGAACACCGCTCCCCAGAGGGCCTGAAAACATCCTCAGCGAGGGGAGAAGTATTTTTTCCCTCTCACTTTCTGCTCTGAGGAAACTGGTTACTTGTATCCTCCTCTCGCACATTTTTTCCACTTGTCATTAAGGCTGCTGTCTGTGCTGCACAATAGATTTGTTGATTGCTGGCTGCACTTCCCACAGCAATTAggtgtgctgcccatgggggtctGCAGGGACACAGGTGAGGCAAGAGCTGGATAAGGACCAAGAAATCAGTGGCATAGAGGTCTGCCCAGCAGGCCTATCAGCAGCATTCACATGTGTATCACATGGGGCTAGGCTGTCTCTTCCACCATGGTGCTTGAAATAGCTCTTAGGAAAagctgggaaggaaggaggaactTTACCCCTAAATACTCACACATGTTAAGAGAAGAGTGTTAGTTGTCCCTTGGCTTTGCCTTGCCATGCTCTGCTAGGCCTGCAGCTTAAAAGCAAAGCTGCAGCATAGATGTGCTAGgcaagaggaaggagaaggaaaaatagAGAAGGCAAAGGCAGGGTGAAGGAGGAAGCCATTTCCTCTTCTCCTGCTCTTGTGGTGCTGAAAATGGGCTAAAGGCCAAGGGTCTGCTGTTGACTTGAGGGACCAGGCAAGGCTCAGGCTTAACTGAGTTTTGAAAACCCTGTAAAGCCTGGAGGCAAACTCAGCACGTCTAAAGCAGCTTGCGGATGCTCGGCTAGTGGGGCTGATGATTCATAGTGCTTATTTCTTCTGGATTGGAGACCACCCTCACTCAGCTCTTGCTTTCTAAGCTTTCTTGTTGTCATTTTAACACCAAAGCAGGTATTTGTTTGCAGTGATTTCATCCGCATGTCATCTGAGCGTATGATTTGCCTTCTGTTAAACATGTATTATTGCATCTTCTCCCAGACCTAGCAAGCCTCCCTCATTGAGATGGGGAGGCTTCATTACTGGAGAGGTACTTACAGGCCTTTTTAGTGCGTCTTATGGTGAAGCAACTGGCTACATGTTCCAGAGAGATGAAGCTTGTTGTGTTCCCTATTTGCAGTACTCCTGCTAGGCAGGCCTTTCTTTGCTATGGAGGGGAATGTAGCCTGCAAAATAATTGTTTTCTTTATTGGTCTGGCTCCCCAGTTTACGTGGATGCAATGTAAAAATGGCGATCAGTCACCGCACAGGAACTATGGTAGTGGTGCTCAACTACAGCAGTGGCACTCAACCTATGGCCAGCTCTGACCCATAGAACCATGTCATCTGGACCAGGAGGGCTCCTCCtgggcctggaaatttggtggcagggaagctatggaagtgttaattgctgtgtctTCTGGAGCTGCTGTTTGTGGGGTCGCTAtgtggctggatccagtgcacagggtcagGCCAGCAAGTGGGGTTGCTCTGTGGCTAGACTGCACCCATAGTTAGACACCCTTTACTCTTGACCACACTCACGCACTGGATCAGGTCTGATGGGATACAGCATACAGACCAACCCCACACTCTTTATCTAGCCCATAGGGCCAGATAAGTTGAGCACCATTGCATTAGTCATGAAAGTATTATACAAACAAAGGAGATGGTGCCTTTGTCTGCAGACAGTCAGCTCTACAATTTTTGGCAGCAAGCCAATAactgctgctgggaaatggattgTCCAGCCTGTACCTAATTTCACCACTGCTTGTTTTGCTCAGGGCTTATGATGTCAAAAATCTCAGGCTGTGGCTTTCATTCAGTAAGGTAAAATTGACATCTGTCATAATGGGAGGAGAACCAAGTCATACCCCTTTCCTCTGAACCTCTGCTAAAGTGCAAGACTTGAAGTGAAGTGACTAAAGCTGAGGAGTAGAAGTAGGAATATAATGTGAGGAGTTCAGATTCACAGAGCAGTCAGCAtttccttcactgtgggggaTGGAGTCATTCCTGGCTCATCCTTCAGCAGTAGTTTGTGTCTGCACCTGAAGGAACTTGCATGTGTTGGGTTGCTCCTGAATTCTCACCATTCCCTGTTTTGTTGCACTGATGCCACTGTACTGAGTCCACACTTACACATAATGGTTTAGAAGGCTTGTTAGCA encodes the following:
- the LOC102564808 gene encoding rho GTPase-activating protein 7 isoform X3, producing the protein MILTQIEAKEACDWLRAAGFPQYAQLFEDMQFPIDIKTVRKDHEFLDPDAIESLFRRLNTLNKCAAMKVEISRQRKRSDESEDEEPCAISNKWAYERCSQRWSRLESLDGSPGEEGSSASVPDSPRLKSTGSEDISFSDHGGKHDASSIHSTSSGDSDIISFPKTFEDIETSRSSSRCSSSKVASPDSTLSGSPSPSEFLSIISEEKFLDKPPHKKGKSFLKKMEKLRIKNTSLKRDGHSKVKPIISEPVLLEGLDEEKLKNFNCVNICDLSDSQMKKNSSYSPQTCSSSSPSENSSTVSTPSPVIKVRSHNKRGGMYAEDFDSSKLLLWSDISEQNLNNEIHLQANQMFQIPQGHKPGTFPKALTNSFLSPMDNTSVNWRTGSFHGCRRNRIRTSCKDSETPASPLSFTDNRLSIYDNVPSIPFHLSKVEAEVGDDDVFSELDNVMEHVNGLRRLVSQWTEKFSDDGDSDFANDTTSPCPSFPKEIHLEIKHSEGKAENLSTVEGEQNCGHIGDLPYVTDLETGSHSSRHIRRHWSTEESGNLENLSVQIDNQSAAHLNRIQKLALLKLTALMDKYSPSSKQGWNWTVPKFIRKIKAPDYKDKNVFGVPLLLNVQRTSHPLPRGILQAMEYLRRHFLDQVGLFRKSGVKSRILSLREMNENDPSNVCYEGQSAFDVADMVKQYFRDLPEPIFTSKLCESFLHIYQYLPKDQQFHAVQAAILLLPDENREALKILLSFLHDVVAFVEENQMTPTNIAVCLAPSLFHLSTLRRESSSSSSSSRSSQRKYSLAKPDQRDLSENLAATQGLAHMIIECNRLFQMPDYCLEPCGDDLHNQKVLSEGASNQTTPIKHSTMLISLENSMQDLLRDAKEKFKSWVACSNVERVELAHKKVDDNYHVRLWKASTEIDAAPKLILQRILTEQHQWDPSLQQAKILETLDDETDIYHYTTESMSPLPARDYIVLRTWRTDPQSGTCILAATSVNSEGATLHGILAQVLLCQYLIEAAGSQKSKVTHVCRRDTRGRTTEWYNRVFGHICAAELLRIKDSFQYLHTKETKI